The DNA window AATAAACTTCTTTACCATTGACACGTTCGCAGGACTCTTTTACCGCTCTCATCTCCACTTCAGTAATTCCAGAAGGAATACAAACTACCATGCGCAATGCTGGAGTAAACATTTTTTTCTTCAAGGCAGGAATACTTTTGATAAGCATGCTTATCATTTTTTCGGAAGCATCAAAATCGGCAATTACACCATCTTTCAATGGCCTTATCGTTTTAATGTTTTCATGGGTTTTCCCTTGCATCATGTTAGCTTCTTTGCCAACAGCAATGATTTTTCCTGAAACTCTATCACGAGCAACAATCGAAGGGCTGTCAATTACGACTTTATCATTGTGAATGATTAGAGTGTTTGCGGTACCAAGGTCTATTGCAATATCCTCGGTCATGAAATCAAAAAATCCCATAAGTGTGTAAGGGTATAAAATTTATAAAAAAAATAATGTACAAAGCTAAACAAATTAATGTTTAAAATGACGTGTTCCTGTAAATACCATTGCAACTTTATTTTCATTGCAATAATCGATGCTCAATTCATCTTTAATCGAACCGCCCGGTTGAATAACAGCTGTGATTCCCGCGTTCTTAGCAAGCTCAACACAATCCGGAAATGGAAAAAAAGCATCGCTCGCCATCGAAGCACCTTCTAAGCTAAATCCAAATATACGTGCTTTTTCGATAGCTTGCAACAAAGCATCAACTCTTGAGGTTTGACCTGTGCCTGATGAAATCAAAGTGCCGTTTTTGGCGAAAACAATGGTGTTCGATTTAGTGTTTTTACAAACTTTAGAAGCAAAAACTAAATCCTCGACTTCTTGTGCAGTAGGCGCTAATAGTGTAACGACTTTTAAGTCCGCTTTAGTATCTGTGATGTTGTTTCTCTCTTGAACTAGAATTCCGTTGAGGCAAGTTCTCACCTGTTTTTGTGGTAATGCTACTTCGTTTTGAATTAAAATAATTCTGTTTTTCTTTTCTTGTAAAATAGCAATAGCGGCTTCGTCATAACTTGGCGCAATTACTACTTCGCAGAATAATTTATTGATTTCATTGGCTGTTGCAACATCTATCTTTGTATTAGCAATCAAAACTCCGCCAAAAGCTGATGTTGGATCGCAAGCCAAAGCTGCAGTATAAGCTTCGCTAATGCTTGGTCTTGTCGCCAATCCGCAGGCGTTGTTGTGTTTCAAGATGGCAAATGTAGGACCGTCGTTTTTGAATTCGTTAATCAAATTTACGGCTGCATCCACATCTAATAAATTATTGTATGACAATTCTTTTCCGTGCACTTTTTGGAACATCGCTTCAAAATCGCCAAAGAAGAATCCTTTTTGGTGAGGGTTTTCGCCATATCTTAAGATTTGCCCTTTTTCAATACTGGTTTTGAAAATAGTTTCGTCAGTATTGAAATAATTGAAAATTGCCGTATCATAATGAGAAGAAACGTGGAATGCTTTGGTAGCAAACATTTTTCTGTCTTCTAATGTGGTAGCGCCATTTTGTGTGCTAATCAAATCCAAAAGCAACGGGTATTCCGCCACAGAGGGGATGATTACGGTGTCTTTGAAGTTTTTGGCAGCAGCACGAATCAATGAAATGCCACCAATATCTATTTTTTCGATAATATCTTCTTCACTTGCGCCAGAGGCAACTGTTTTTTCGAAAGGATACAAGTCCACAATCACCAAATCGATTTGCGGAATATCGTATTCCTTCATTTGTTGCACATCGCTTTCGTTGTCTTGACGATTTAGGATTCCACCAAAAACTTTTGGGTGCAGGGTTTTTACTCTTCCGCCAAGAATAGATGGATAAGAAGTAACATCTTCTACGGGAACAACTGGAATTCCTAAGTTTTTGATGAATTCTTCGGTTCCTCCAGTGGAATAAAAGGTTACATTTTGCTCGTGTAATTTTTTTATAATAGGTTCTAAACCTTCTTTTGAAAAGACTGAAATTAATGCAGATTGGATTGTTTTTGTCGTGCTCATTGTGTAGTTAGAATTTTGTGGTGCAAAAGTAGTTTTTTTGAAGGGAAAATTCAAATCTATTTCTGTAACAATATCTTAAAAAATGCTACTTATGAGATATTGATTTTTCATTAGGATTATGAAGAAAATTTTTAGAATTTTACAATAACACAAATTCCCGTTTTATGCTAGTTTATTTTCGACTGTTATCTGAGAGTTTTCGCTTTGCGATGAATGCGTTGCGAAACAATAAACTGCGTACTTTATTGTCGTTGCTTGGTGTCACCATTGGTATTTTTTCGATCATTGCCGTACTCGCTGCAGTAGATTCATTGGATAGAAAAATCACTAAAGATTTGAGCTCTTTAGATAAAAACACGATTTATTTGATGAAAATGTCGTTTGGACCCTCGGAAATTCCTCGATGGAAAAGAGAGCAATTTCCGAATGTGAAATACGATGAATATATCTACATGAAAGGAGCAATGACCAATACCGAGCAAATGGGGTATCAGATTTTCACGAAAAGCGAATCGATAAAATACGGCTCGAATACCGTGACCGATATCAATATTGTGCCTGTTTCGCACGAGTTTATCGACATACAAGGTTTGGAATTTGAAGAAGGGCGTTTTTACACCGAATCCGAAGCCAATTCTGCAGCTCCTGTGGTGGTTATTGGGGATGATATAGCAAAATCTTTGTTTGAAGATAGCGATCCAATTGGCAAAAAAGTACGTTTGTATGGGCAACGGTTTACGGTTATTGGCGTGCTAAAAAAACAAGGTGCGGGGATGTTTGACAATAATGATAGTTCGGCTTTTATTCCTGTAAATTTTGTCCGACAACAATTTGGTGACAACAATGAAGGCTTGGTCAATGTCATTATTTTTAAGCCAGAAAAAGGAGTCGATATGGATGCTTACAAGGCTGAAGTGACTCAGAAATTAAGAAATTTTAGAGGAATGAAATCCGGTGAAATGGACAATTTCTTTATTAATGTTTTCTCTGGATTTACCGATTTTATAGATGGAATTATTTCTCAAATGAATGTTGTGGGATGGATTATCAGTGGATTCTCATTGCTTGTAGGAGGTTTTGGTATTGCCAATATTATGTTTGTTTCGGTAAAAGAAAGAACCAATCTGATAGGAATCCAGAAATCTCTTGGAGCCAAAAACCGATTTATATTATTTCAATTTTTGTTTGAAGCCATTATTCTTTCGGTTATTGGCGGGATTATCGGCTTGTTTCTCGTTTGGATTATCGCCATGATTTTGACCAAAGCATTGGAATTTGAATTTATTTTGGGAATGGGTAACATTCTTTTAGGAACAGGACTGGCTGCAATTATTGGTTTAATTTCTGGAATTCTGCCAGCGATTGCCGCTTCGAAACTCGATCCTGTAGAAGCGATTAGAACAGGAATGTAGACGAAAGTTTATGGTTTTTAGTTTAGAGTTCAGGCTGAATCCATCAATTATAGTTGAATTTTACAAAATAAATAAAGGCGCAAAAATGTACATTTTTGCGCCTTTATTATAATCTATGTTTACAGAAATTGAAAACTATCTAACCTCGATATTTTGTATCAAATCGATATACAAATTGATTTTGTCTTTCAATTCTTTTCTTGGGACAGTACCAATTTAGTAAAAGCCAACGAAGCAAGAAGGAATTATATACAGGGAGTTAGAAAAGCTGATATTCACTATATTCAGCCCCTAATTGCCTTTGCAAAATCATCAACTTGTACAACCATCTATCCAAAAAACACAAATTAACAGCACAATTTTTTTAGAGAAGTCTATTTCAAAAACTCGTTATTTTTTAGAAATAAGAGGTGTGAATATTATTAATCTAAAAAAAAGCATGCCTTTTAATTCTAAATTTAAAAAAAACGACATCCGTTTCTGGATGCCGTTTTTCATTATAAAAAATACAGGTTATGCTTATTTTTCTCTTGGAAATAGTAAAGCGGCTTGAGCTGCTGCTAATCGTGCAATCGGCACACGGAAAGGAGAACAACTTACATAGTTCATTCCGATTTTGTGACAGAAAACTACACTTTCAGGGTCTCCACCGTGCTCACCACAAATACCCACTTTTAGGTTTGGTTTGGTTTGACGGCCTCTTTCTACACCAATTTTTATCAACTCACCTACCCCTTCTTGATCGATAGTTTGGAAAGGATCATCTGGAAGAATACCAAGGTCAAGATATTTAGGAAGGAATCCACCGATATCATCACGACTGAATCCAAAACTCATTTGCGTTAAGTCATTGGTTCCAAAACTGAAGAAATCAGCTTCTTCTGCCATACTATTGGCTTTCAATGCAGCACGAGGAATTTCGATCATTGTTCCGTACAAGTACGGGATTTTTTTAACTCCTAATTTTTCACAAGTTTCTTTGTAAACGGCATCTACAATCTCTCTTTGATTTTTCAATTCGTTTTTAGAACAAGTCACAGGAATCATTATTTCCGGCATTGCTTTTTTGCCTTCTTGAACCAACTCAGCCGATGCTTCGAAGATGGCTCTAATTTGCATTTCGGTGATTTCAGGATAACTTACTCCTAGACGAACACCTCTATGGCCAAGCATTGGATTATTTTCGTGTAACGCAAGAACTCTTCTGTTCAACACACTCATACTAATTCCTAATTCTTTGCTCAACTGAACTAATTTTTCTTTATCGTGAGGAACAAATTCGTGCAATGGTGGATCTAACAGACGAATTGTCACTGGGAAACCACTCATAACACCCAAAGTTCGTTTGATGTCTTTTTTCACATATACGAATAGACCGTTCAAAGCTTCTCTTCTTTCTTTTTCGGTTTTACTCACAATCATTTTGCGTAATAAGAATAAAGGTTGGTCACTTCCTTCGCCATAAAACATATGTTCAGTACGGAAAAGTCCGATTCCTTCGGCTCCAAATCTTGCGCCTTGCTCAGCATCTCCAGGAGTTTCAGCATTGGTACGAACGCCAATTACTTTGGTTTTATCCACCAATTTCATTAAGTTTTTGTAGGATTGATTTTTGTCTAAATCCACATCCACTAATTCCATACTACCTAAATACACCAATCCTTTTGTTCCATCCAAACTCAACCAATCACCTTCTTTGATAAAAGTACCGTCATTGGCTTTAAACGATTTGGTTTCGCTGTTGATTTGGATATCATTACAACCTACAATACAACATTTTCCCCAACCTCTGGCTACTAAAGCGGCATGTGATGTCATTCCACCTTTTGTGGTTAGAATGGCTTGGGATTTGTGCATTCCATCCACATCTTCGGGAGAAGTTTCTTCTCTCACCAAGATTACTTTCTCGCCACGGCTAGCCCATTCTACAGCATCATTCGATGAGAAAACTACACGGCCTATAGCTCCACCAGGTCCAGCAGGCAATCCTTTGGCAACGGGTTTGGTTATTTTTTGAATATCAGGATTCAACATCGGGAGCAACAATTCTACTAATTGGTTTGGTCCTACACGCATTACAGCTGTATTGGCATCAATCAATTTTGAATTATACATATCGCTGGCAATTTTTACAGCAGCAACACCATTACGTTTTCCGATACGACATTGCAACATATACAGCGTTCCTTTTTCGATAGTGAACTCTATATCTTGCATATCTTTGTAATGATTTTCTAATCTATTTTGAATTTCAAACAATTGTTTGTAGGCTGCTGGCATCACTTCTTCAAGTGTTGGCAAGTCCTTACTTTGGTCATTTTTAGATTTGTCATTCACAGGCGCGGGAGTTCTAATTCCTGCCACCACATCTTCTCCCTGAGCATTGATTAAATATTCACCATAAAAATAATCTTCTCCATTACCCGGATTTCTTGTGAAGGCAACACCGGTAGCACTTGAATCTCCCATATTTCCGAAAACCATCGCTTGTACGTTTACAGCAGTTCCCCATTGGTGAGGTATGTTTTCGATACGACGGTATTCGATGGCTCTTTTTCCCATCCAGCTACTAAATACACCGCCGATACTTCCCCATAATTGTTCGTTTGGATCTTCTGGGAACGGTTGGCCAAGTACTTTAATAATAGTAGCTTTAAATTCTTTTACTAAAGATTTTAATTCGGCAACGGTTAAATCCGTATCAAACTGATAGCCTTTTTTATGTTTTACTTTTTCCAGTTTTTCGTCTAATACTTTACGGATTCCTTTTCCGTCTTTAGGCTCAATTCCGGCTGCTTTTTCCATTACCACATCGGCATACATCATAATCAAACGACGGTAGGCATCATAAGCAAAACGTGCATCACCCGATTGTTTAATCACTCCTTCGATGGTTTGTTCGTTCAATCCGATATTCAAAACGGTATCCATCATTCCGGGCATCGATTTTCTGGCACCAGAACGAACAGAAAGCAATAAAGGATTCTCTACATCACCAAATTTTTTGCCCATTAATTTTTCAACAGCTGCCAAGGCTTTATCAGCTTGCCCCTGTAATTCGGTTGGGTATTTCTTTTTATTATCGTAAAAAGCAGTACATACTTCGGTGGTTAGGGTATATCCCGGAGGGACGGGCAACATTAGGTTAGGGTGTCCCGCCATTTCGGCAAGATTGGCTCCTTTTCCTCCCAATAAATTTTTCATCGATTCATTTCCATCTGCTTTACCGCCTCCAAAAGAATAGACATATTTTGGGGCTTTTTTCTCTTTTGTCATTTTAATAAATTTTACTTGTTTTTATATTCTTTTGTTATATTTTTCTCAAAGGTAGACCCATTGACAGTAATAAAAAATGATAATTGTCATATTAAAACAAGATAAAAAGCTCTCTTTTATTCCGCATTTAAAAATCTGAGAAAATCGAATCGTTAGCTTATAATTTTACTGCTTTTTGACATCCATTTGAAGTCCTCTCTAACAATCCTTTTCACGAAATTGATGAATTTTAAAAAATGTATTAAAAAACCGCAGAGGTTTGATATATTTGTGAATTCTATAGCAAGGATGCGACCGTTTTTTCGTTAAAAAATTAAAAATAACCAAACCACAACTTTAAATTTTAATCAAACTTATGGAACAAATTATCAAAGACACCACTGCCAACCCAGCACCATTAGGCCTTTTTGGATTCGGAATGACTACTATTTTATTAAACATTCACAATGCAGGTTTTTTTGAACTCAATTCGATGATTATGGGGATGGGGCTCTTTTTTGGTGGGCTTCAGCAAGTCATAGCTGGGGTTATGGAATGGAAAAAAGGAAATGGATTTGGAATGTCTGCCTTTACCTCCTATGGTTTCTTTTGGTTGTCACTTGTTGCCCTTTGGACACTTCCCCTGATGGGCGTTACAAAACCTGATGGCGCATCGATGGGATGTTATTTGGGACTTTGGGGATTGTTTACCTTAGCTTTCTTTATTGGTACATTGAACGGCAACACCATTGGCAAACTTATTTTTGGCTCCTTGGTTATTTTATTTGCCCTGCTATCGGCGGCTAGTTTCACTGGAAGCGAAACGATCCATACCATTGCCGGATACGAAGGGATTCTTTGTGGCTTTTTCGCTTTTTATGAAGGTGCAGCCATTGTAATCAATGAGAAAATCGGAAGAAAAATATTGCCTTTATAATAAAAAGTGCCATTATGGTTATAACAATAGGCTCAGCTGCGTTGCCATTGCAATAGAATTTAAACTTGTTTCATTGGTTAATTAACTTTGCAGAAAGCAAATAACCTTGATTACCATATTAAACTTGTTGACCGAAAATTTCACAAATTACCACAAATCAATTGGTGAAAATTTGTGAAATTTGTGGTAAAGTTTTTAGATCCTGAAAGTAAAATGCACTGAAAATACATAGTTTTAAACTATATTTGAGACCGATAAAAAAATTATCATTTACACTTATAAACAATTGGATAATGAGCTATTACAAAATTGAAAATTTAGAACAATACTTCAAACACTACAATAAATCGGTTCGCGAACCGAGAAAATTTTGGAGCAAGATTGCTTCAGAAAACTTTACTTGGTACCAAGAATCGGAAAAAATTGTCGAGTTTGACATGGCCGAAGCCAAAATAAAATGGTTTGTTGACGCCAAAGTGAACATTGTGAAAAACTGTCTGGACCGACACCTTTCGAAGCGTGGCGAAAAAACAGCGATTATTTTCGAACCCAACAATCCAAATGATGCGGCCGAACACATTAGTTATAACGATTTGTATGTAAGAGTGGCTAAAATGGCCAATGTACTCCGGGAACAAGGCATACAAAAAGGCGACAGAGTTTGCATTTATTTGCCCATGATTCCTGAGATTGCCGTTTCGGTTTTGGCTTGTGCCAGAATTGGCGCTATTCATTCTGTAGTTTTTGCAGGTTTTTCGGCTTCGGCGGTAGCGGCAAGAATCAATGATAGTGAATGCAAAATGGTCATCACATCGGATGGTGGATTTAGAGGCGAAAAAACGATCGACTTGAAAGGAATTATCGACGATGCACTTACCAATTGTAAGTCTGTCGAAACGGTTTTGGTAGTCAAAAGAACAAATACTTCGGTTAGCATGAAACCAGGTCGTGACCAATGGCTACAACCTCTTTTAGACACGGCATCAGATAATAATGTGGCTGAAATTATGGATGCCGAAGATCCTTTGTTTATACTGTACACTTCGGGTTCGACCGGAAAACCAAAAGGAATGGTCCATACCACCGCGGGTTATATGGTGTACACTGCCTATTCGTTTAAAAATGTTTTCAATTACGAGGAAAATGATGTGTTCTGGTGTACAGCCGATATTGGTTGGATTACCGGACATTCCTATATTTTATACGGTCCTTTATTGAATGGTGCTACAACCGTGATGTTTGAAGGAATTCCAACCTATCCTGATTATAGCCGCTTTTGGGAAATCATTGAAAAACACAAAGTAACCCAATTCTATACTGCGCCAACAGCGATTCGTTCTTTGGCAAAGGAGAATTTAGAATATGTTCAAAAATATCCGCTAAAATCGCTAAAAGTGATTGGTTCTGTGGGCGAGCCGATCAATGAGGAAGCTTGGCACTGGTACAATGACCACGTTGGTGGCAAACGTTGTCCGCTGGTGGATACTTGGTGGCAAACCGAAACAGGAGGTATTTTGATTTCGGCACTTGCTTTTATTACTCCAACAAAACCAACCTACGCTTCTTTGCCATTACCTGGAATTCAGGTGGTGCTAATGGATGAAAAACGCAACGAAATCGAAGACAATCAGGTTGCAGGAAGTCTATGCATTAAATTTCCTTGGCCGGGAATCGCGAGAACTATTTGGGGCGATCATCACCGGTATAAAGAAACGTATTTTAGCGCCTTCCCAGGTAAATATTTTACAGGAGACGGAGCTTTGCGTGACGAAGTTGGTTATTATAGAATTACAGGACGTGTAGACGATATTATTATTGTTTCAGGTCACAACTTAGGAACTGCGCCTATCGAAGATGCTATCAATGAGCATCCAGCCGTTGCAGAAAGTGCTGTTGTAGGTTTCCCACACGATGTCAAAGGAAATGCCTTGTATGGATACGTCATACTAAAAGAATCTGGAGAATATCGCGATAGAACCAACTTGACCAAAGAGATCAACCAACACATTTCGGATCACATTGGACCAATTGCCAAATTAGATAAAATACAGTTTGTTTCCGGTTTGCCAAAAACCCGTTCGGGAAAAATTATGCGTCGTATTTTGCGTAAAATAGCCGAAGGTGATTTCTCCAATTTTGGAGACACCACCACTTTGTTGAATCCAGAAATTGTGGATGAAATAAAAGAAGGAAAATTGTAATCTAACCCGTTGGGTGAAATTCAATTGTTAAAGTTTTTTAACCACATAGAAATATTTTTATTGTGATTTTAAAAGGCATTTTACTTTATTTGAGAAAACATAGCTATTCGAACCCAAGACCCGAGCGCTAGCGAACAGGCGAAGCAATTGGGCTATCCAATTCTTTTTTTTCTTCATTTCTATCTGGTTTAATTTTTTATTTAATCCATTAATTGAAATTTTAATAATTACACCCAATAGGTATATTTTTATTTTTTAATAAAACAAGAGGCTGTCCCGACATTTTCGGACAGCCTTTGTTGTATTTATCACTCTCGATTTAAGCAGAATGGCACTTTGTCAAGTCGAGCATGGTGTCATAAGTAAGGCCTTTATTCTATAAATATAACTTACCGTAGCGTAAGCTTTGCTATTAAATATACTTATTATAAAGTTACTATAAAGTTACTATAAGCTTATAGTAAGCTTACTATATAGTTATTATATAAATACACTAACTATTGCTTGGCTATTTATTTAAAAGGCTATTTGACGGGTCTTGAACTAAGATGGCTAAACGCGAGAGTAGGGACGCTTTGCAGCCTGACAAACGGAGTTGTTAGTTTTATTTTTGCTACTAAAAACCGTACCTATAATAACAAAAAAATCCCTTACCACAAGGTGCAGTAAGGGATTTTAGCATTAACTTAATTTATTTATTCTTTCACTAATTTAAGTGTAGATTCGCCATTGGCAGTAGCTACTTTAGCAAAATATACACCTTTTGAAAGTTCAGAAGCATTAACATTCACTTCTTTATCAGCACCAAATTTAGTATAAACTGCTTTTCCTAAAACATCGAATACTCTCACAGAAGTGATGTCTTCGTTACCTGAAAC is part of the Flavobacterium nackdongense genome and encodes:
- the purH gene encoding bifunctional phosphoribosylaminoimidazolecarboxamide formyltransferase/IMP cyclohydrolase, producing the protein MSTTKTIQSALISVFSKEGLEPIIKKLHEQNVTFYSTGGTEEFIKNLGIPVVPVEDVTSYPSILGGRVKTLHPKVFGGILNRQDNESDVQQMKEYDIPQIDLVIVDLYPFEKTVASGASEEDIIEKIDIGGISLIRAAAKNFKDTVIIPSVAEYPLLLDLISTQNGATTLEDRKMFATKAFHVSSHYDTAIFNYFNTDETIFKTSIEKGQILRYGENPHQKGFFFGDFEAMFQKVHGKELSYNNLLDVDAAVNLINEFKNDGPTFAILKHNNACGLATRPSISEAYTAALACDPTSAFGGVLIANTKIDVATANEINKLFCEVVIAPSYDEAAIAILQEKKNRIILIQNEVALPQKQVRTCLNGILVQERNNITDTKADLKVVTLLAPTAQEVEDLVFASKVCKNTKSNTIVFAKNGTLISSGTGQTSRVDALLQAIEKARIFGFSLEGASMASDAFFPFPDCVELAKNAGITAVIQPGGSIKDELSIDYCNENKVAMVFTGTRHFKH
- a CDS encoding ABC transporter permease; protein product: MLVYFRLLSESFRFAMNALRNNKLRTLLSLLGVTIGIFSIIAVLAAVDSLDRKITKDLSSLDKNTIYLMKMSFGPSEIPRWKREQFPNVKYDEYIYMKGAMTNTEQMGYQIFTKSESIKYGSNTVTDINIVPVSHEFIDIQGLEFEEGRFYTESEANSAAPVVVIGDDIAKSLFEDSDPIGKKVRLYGQRFTVIGVLKKQGAGMFDNNDSSAFIPVNFVRQQFGDNNEGLVNVIIFKPEKGVDMDAYKAEVTQKLRNFRGMKSGEMDNFFINVFSGFTDFIDGIISQMNVVGWIISGFSLLVGGFGIANIMFVSVKERTNLIGIQKSLGAKNRFILFQFLFEAIILSVIGGIIGLFLVWIIAMILTKALEFEFILGMGNILLGTGLAAIIGLISGILPAIAASKLDPVEAIRTGM
- the ppdK gene encoding pyruvate, phosphate dikinase, whose translation is MTKEKKAPKYVYSFGGGKADGNESMKNLLGGKGANLAEMAGHPNLMLPVPPGYTLTTEVCTAFYDNKKKYPTELQGQADKALAAVEKLMGKKFGDVENPLLLSVRSGARKSMPGMMDTVLNIGLNEQTIEGVIKQSGDARFAYDAYRRLIMMYADVVMEKAAGIEPKDGKGIRKVLDEKLEKVKHKKGYQFDTDLTVAELKSLVKEFKATIIKVLGQPFPEDPNEQLWGSIGGVFSSWMGKRAIEYRRIENIPHQWGTAVNVQAMVFGNMGDSSATGVAFTRNPGNGEDYFYGEYLINAQGEDVVAGIRTPAPVNDKSKNDQSKDLPTLEEVMPAAYKQLFEIQNRLENHYKDMQDIEFTIEKGTLYMLQCRIGKRNGVAAVKIASDMYNSKLIDANTAVMRVGPNQLVELLLPMLNPDIQKITKPVAKGLPAGPGGAIGRVVFSSNDAVEWASRGEKVILVREETSPEDVDGMHKSQAILTTKGGMTSHAALVARGWGKCCIVGCNDIQINSETKSFKANDGTFIKEGDWLSLDGTKGLVYLGSMELVDVDLDKNQSYKNLMKLVDKTKVIGVRTNAETPGDAEQGARFGAEGIGLFRTEHMFYGEGSDQPLFLLRKMIVSKTEKERREALNGLFVYVKKDIKRTLGVMSGFPVTIRLLDPPLHEFVPHDKEKLVQLSKELGISMSVLNRRVLALHENNPMLGHRGVRLGVSYPEITEMQIRAIFEASAELVQEGKKAMPEIMIPVTCSKNELKNQREIVDAVYKETCEKLGVKKIPYLYGTMIEIPRAALKANSMAEEADFFSFGTNDLTQMSFGFSRDDIGGFLPKYLDLGILPDDPFQTIDQEGVGELIKIGVERGRQTKPNLKVGICGEHGGDPESVVFCHKIGMNYVSCSPFRVPIARLAAAQAALLFPREK
- a CDS encoding acetate uptake transporter, encoding MEQIIKDTTANPAPLGLFGFGMTTILLNIHNAGFFELNSMIMGMGLFFGGLQQVIAGVMEWKKGNGFGMSAFTSYGFFWLSLVALWTLPLMGVTKPDGASMGCYLGLWGLFTLAFFIGTLNGNTIGKLIFGSLVILFALLSAASFTGSETIHTIAGYEGILCGFFAFYEGAAIVINEKIGRKILPL
- the acs gene encoding acetate--CoA ligase, with protein sequence MSYYKIENLEQYFKHYNKSVREPRKFWSKIASENFTWYQESEKIVEFDMAEAKIKWFVDAKVNIVKNCLDRHLSKRGEKTAIIFEPNNPNDAAEHISYNDLYVRVAKMANVLREQGIQKGDRVCIYLPMIPEIAVSVLACARIGAIHSVVFAGFSASAVAARINDSECKMVITSDGGFRGEKTIDLKGIIDDALTNCKSVETVLVVKRTNTSVSMKPGRDQWLQPLLDTASDNNVAEIMDAEDPLFILYTSGSTGKPKGMVHTTAGYMVYTAYSFKNVFNYEENDVFWCTADIGWITGHSYILYGPLLNGATTVMFEGIPTYPDYSRFWEIIEKHKVTQFYTAPTAIRSLAKENLEYVQKYPLKSLKVIGSVGEPINEEAWHWYNDHVGGKRCPLVDTWWQTETGGILISALAFITPTKPTYASLPLPGIQVVLMDEKRNEIEDNQVAGSLCIKFPWPGIARTIWGDHHRYKETYFSAFPGKYFTGDGALRDEVGYYRITGRVDDIIIVSGHNLGTAPIEDAINEHPAVAESAVVGFPHDVKGNALYGYVILKESGEYRDRTNLTKEINQHISDHIGPIAKLDKIQFVSGLPKTRSGKIMRRILRKIAEGDFSNFGDTTTLLNPEIVDEIKEGKL